Proteins encoded within one genomic window of Bradyrhizobium sp. AZCC 1719:
- a CDS encoding alpha/beta fold hydrolase, giving the protein MSYPITPDRRRFLGTAAATLAAAPFAMSGALFAQSGDAGAGAGRPGAHASFAALKQIEAGVLNIGYAEAGPANGPVAILLHGWPYDIYAFVDVAPVLASAGFRVIVPYLRGYGTTRFLSGDTPRNGQQGALATDVIALMDALKIEKAVVAGFDWGARTAGIVAAIWPERVKALVSVSGYLIGSQEANAKPLPPSAELQWWYQYYFATDRGRLGYEKYRREFSKLIWQLASPKWNFDDAIFERSAASFDNPDHVAIVIHNYRWRLGLAPGEAKYDALERRLGEFPIITVPTITLEGDANGAPHPDPKVYAKKFSGRYAHRLITGGIGHNLPQEAPQAFADAVVEVART; this is encoded by the coding sequence ATGTCCTATCCCATCACGCCGGACCGCCGCCGCTTCCTCGGTACCGCGGCCGCAACCCTTGCGGCCGCACCGTTTGCCATGAGCGGGGCGCTGTTCGCGCAGTCCGGCGACGCCGGGGCAGGCGCGGGCAGGCCGGGCGCCCACGCCTCGTTTGCCGCGCTGAAACAGATCGAAGCCGGCGTTCTCAATATCGGCTACGCCGAAGCCGGGCCCGCCAATGGTCCCGTCGCCATCCTTCTGCACGGCTGGCCGTATGACATCTACGCCTTCGTCGACGTGGCACCCGTGCTGGCATCGGCAGGCTTCCGGGTCATCGTGCCCTATCTGCGTGGTTATGGCACGACGCGCTTCCTCTCAGGCGATACGCCACGAAACGGCCAGCAGGGTGCGCTCGCCACCGACGTCATCGCGCTGATGGATGCGCTGAAGATCGAGAAAGCGGTGGTGGCTGGCTTCGACTGGGGCGCCCGAACCGCCGGCATCGTCGCCGCGATCTGGCCGGAGCGCGTCAAGGCGCTGGTTTCGGTCAGCGGCTATTTGATCGGCAGCCAGGAAGCCAACGCAAAGCCGCTGCCGCCCTCGGCCGAGCTGCAGTGGTGGTACCAGTATTATTTTGCGACCGACCGCGGCCGGCTGGGCTACGAAAAGTACCGGCGCGAGTTTTCCAAGCTGATCTGGCAGCTTGCCTCGCCGAAATGGAATTTCGACGACGCCATCTTCGAACGCAGCGCGGCGTCCTTCGACAACCCAGACCATGTTGCCATCGTGATCCACAATTATCGCTGGCGGCTTGGCCTCGCCCCGGGCGAGGCCAAATACGACGCGCTGGAAAGGCGGCTGGGCGAATTTCCGATCATTACCGTACCCACCATCACCCTCGAAGGCGACGCCAACGGCGCACCGCATCCGGACCCGAAGGTTTACGCCAAGAAGTTTTCCGGCAGATACGCCCACCGTCTCATCACCGGCGGGATCGGACACAATCTGCCGCAGGAGGCGCCGCAGGCCTTTGCCGATGCCGTCGTCGAAGTAGCTCGCACTTGA
- a CDS encoding His-rich protein BRANT, which yields MLKTFSAALVAVSVLAAPVFAGTAGKTAQAPVSKSTQAPVTKAEQGKSKALNANASSHKKQVGLSKKRATVKPAAPAAKRS from the coding sequence ATGCTCAAGACCTTTTCTGCAGCGCTCGTTGCCGTGTCCGTTCTCGCCGCGCCCGTGTTTGCCGGCACTGCGGGCAAGACCGCGCAAGCTCCAGTGAGCAAGAGTACGCAGGCCCCGGTCACCAAGGCCGAGCAGGGAAAATCGAAGGCGCTGAACGCGAATGCGAGCAGCCATAAGAAGCAGGTCGGCCTGTCGAAGAAGCGTGCCACGGTCAAACCCGCCGCGCCGGCTGCCAAGCGCAGTTGA
- a CDS encoding alpha/beta hydrolase family protein produces MADFNHERANDAFERGHLLTAQSNWLRAINYYQASTFALDAADEKSQDALSAMRACARRYIAHLTPAGEVVEIPWLEGHALEGYFLPALTASDRAPVVVCMGDPGHRKEEYLFKVARYARERGMSLLAVDLLGSGTGSKFDKVVGRPDLESSVGHVMDYLTTRDDIDEHRIGILGDGAGSSFVARGVALDNRFAAVVCDGGIWDMHERAFLMNRLSQDGAESRGIEGGWPGRRFHCPVLITVGGQGWLKSSVVTDLFERLKSYHPDISLKIFESSETAAAQGHHDNPTLANEFIFDWVADRLGLISA; encoded by the coding sequence ATCGCCGATTTCAATCATGAGCGCGCCAATGATGCCTTCGAGCGCGGTCACCTGTTGACCGCACAAAGTAACTGGCTTCGAGCCATCAACTACTATCAGGCATCAACGTTCGCATTGGACGCTGCCGACGAGAAGTCGCAGGACGCGCTCAGCGCCATGCGAGCCTGCGCCCGTCGCTACATCGCGCATCTGACGCCGGCCGGCGAGGTGGTCGAGATTCCCTGGCTGGAAGGCCACGCGTTGGAAGGTTATTTTTTGCCCGCCCTGACCGCTTCTGATCGAGCGCCTGTCGTCGTGTGCATGGGTGACCCCGGCCATCGGAAGGAAGAATATCTCTTCAAAGTGGCACGCTACGCACGCGAGCGGGGCATGTCGCTGCTGGCCGTGGATCTCCTCGGTTCGGGCACCGGCAGCAAATTCGACAAGGTGGTCGGCCGTCCCGATCTGGAATCCTCAGTAGGCCACGTGATGGACTACCTGACGACGAGGGACGACATCGATGAACACCGGATAGGCATCCTCGGCGATGGGGCAGGGTCGTCCTTTGTGGCGCGTGGCGTCGCGCTCGACAATCGTTTCGCCGCCGTGGTTTGTGACGGCGGAATCTGGGATATGCACGAGCGCGCCTTCTTGATGAATCGCCTCTCGCAGGATGGCGCCGAAAGCAGGGGAATTGAAGGTGGGTGGCCCGGACGAAGATTCCATTGCCCGGTTCTGATTACCGTGGGCGGACAAGGCTGGTTGAAAAGCAGCGTTGTTACCGATCTGTTCGAACGGCTTAAGTCCTATCATCCCGATATTTCACTGAAGATTTTCGAAAGCTCGGAAACAGCCGCTGCGCAAGGCCACCATGACAACCCGACGCTCGCCAACGAATTCATCTTCGACTGGGTTGCCGATCGCCTCGGCCTGATATCGGCCTGA
- a CDS encoding adenylate/guanylate cyclase domain-containing protein, with amino-acid sequence MRRSTRDRLVIAAIALVCAAASVSPAARPIRGLSLDILTALRWEVFGRKQDPAASPAVVVAMDEESLRTAPFKGAPMLTWTGEIGRVLSATLEGGAKVAGFDVVIPNSLEQSEIPLGDGMLGEKVRGFDRDFLRALAGGAAKGKVVLGEVLGDRPILPSPGQRIAVRQNIRPLNDHADSDDIVRRLPLSFTINGAKVPTMAVELASRALGAAPEFDERGRLTLAGYRVPGRVPNTMTLNFEGGADDIPTFSFADLRACAVKNDKEYFRRWFDGKVVIFGTVLDIEDRRMTSKRFATGIEGARSPRCTAESMPVNARSRTSTIAGVYIHATAVNNLIARNGVVEPGPLPRLLIAALIAALAAAAAWLFRPVVAFAAWTGMIVAGVAGATVAFNYALALPIVEPFLASLTALAATIGYRFVIADKDRRLLQKSFALYLAPHVINRMLSSSKLPELGGETRNVTVFFSDIEGFSLIAEKMSPDGLMELMNEYLSAMTDVIESHGGYVDKYIGDSIVAVFGAPADDPDHAANAARAALDCCTQLAELNASSAVFRDCKLAQRIGINSGEALVGNFGSRRRFNYSVMSDAVNLASRLEGANKFYGTTVIASETTVALAGQAFAWRELDAIRVKGRTQALKIYQLLALSAGLTPSQQTVIANYADGLAHWRAREFARAAECFGRSADIDRPASLFAARARELAQNLPGDDWDPIRTLQEK; translated from the coding sequence ATAAGACGCAGCACGCGCGACAGGCTTGTGATCGCCGCCATCGCGCTGGTTTGCGCGGCCGCCTCGGTTTCGCCTGCGGCCCGGCCGATCCGCGGGCTCTCACTCGATATTCTCACCGCGCTGCGCTGGGAGGTGTTCGGCCGTAAGCAGGATCCGGCCGCTTCGCCCGCAGTCGTCGTTGCGATGGACGAGGAGAGCCTGCGCACCGCCCCGTTCAAGGGCGCGCCGATGCTGACCTGGACCGGCGAGATCGGCCGCGTGCTTTCAGCGACGCTCGAAGGCGGCGCGAAGGTCGCCGGCTTCGACGTGGTGATTCCGAACTCGCTCGAACAGTCCGAGATACCGCTTGGGGATGGCATGCTGGGCGAAAAAGTTCGCGGTTTCGACCGCGACTTCCTGCGCGCGCTGGCCGGCGGGGCCGCCAAAGGCAAGGTCGTGCTGGGCGAAGTTCTGGGCGACCGCCCGATCCTGCCGTCGCCAGGACAGCGCATCGCGGTACGCCAGAACATCCGTCCGCTCAACGACCATGCCGACAGCGACGACATTGTGCGCCGACTGCCGCTAAGCTTTACCATCAACGGCGCGAAGGTGCCTACCATGGCGGTGGAGCTGGCCTCGCGCGCGCTCGGCGCCGCGCCCGAATTCGACGAGCGCGGCCGGCTGACGCTCGCCGGCTACCGGGTTCCGGGCCGGGTGCCGAACACGATGACGCTGAATTTCGAAGGTGGCGCGGACGACATCCCCACCTTCTCGTTTGCCGACCTGCGTGCCTGTGCGGTCAAGAACGACAAGGAGTATTTCCGGCGCTGGTTCGACGGAAAGGTCGTGATCTTCGGTACCGTTCTCGATATCGAAGATCGGCGAATGACATCCAAGCGCTTTGCGACCGGCATCGAAGGGGCGCGTTCGCCACGCTGCACGGCCGAGAGCATGCCGGTCAACGCGAGATCCAGGACCAGCACGATTGCAGGCGTCTACATCCATGCCACAGCGGTCAACAACCTGATCGCGCGCAATGGCGTTGTCGAACCTGGGCCGCTTCCCCGCTTGCTTATCGCGGCACTGATTGCTGCGCTCGCCGCGGCCGCCGCCTGGCTGTTCCGGCCCGTCGTCGCGTTCGCTGCCTGGACGGGCATGATCGTAGCCGGCGTGGCCGGCGCGACGGTCGCCTTCAACTACGCGCTGGCGCTCCCAATCGTCGAGCCGTTCCTGGCCAGCCTGACCGCGCTGGCCGCAACCATTGGCTACCGCTTCGTCATCGCCGACAAGGACCGCCGACTGCTGCAGAAGAGCTTTGCGCTCTATCTCGCCCCGCACGTCATCAACCGCATGCTGTCGTCGAGCAAATTGCCGGAGCTCGGCGGCGAAACCCGCAACGTGACGGTGTTCTTCTCCGACATCGAGGGATTTTCGCTGATCGCGGAAAAGATGTCGCCCGACGGGCTGATGGAGCTGATGAACGAATATCTTTCGGCGATGACCGACGTCATCGAGAGCCATGGCGGATATGTCGACAAATATATCGGCGACTCCATCGTGGCTGTGTTCGGCGCGCCGGCCGACGATCCCGACCATGCCGCGAACGCAGCGCGCGCCGCGCTGGACTGCTGCACGCAACTGGCGGAACTCAACGCCTCCTCTGCCGTGTTTCGCGACTGCAAGCTTGCGCAGCGGATCGGCATCAATTCCGGCGAGGCGCTGGTCGGCAATTTCGGATCGCGGCGGCGCTTCAACTACTCCGTGATGAGCGACGCGGTGAACCTGGCCTCGCGGCTGGAGGGCGCCAACAAATTCTACGGCACCACTGTGATCGCTTCCGAGACGACGGTTGCGCTTGCCGGCCAAGCCTTCGCCTGGCGCGAACTGGACGCCATCAGGGTCAAGGGGCGAACCCAGGCGCTCAAAATCTACCAATTGCTGGCGCTGTCAGCGGGGCTGACGCCCTCGCAGCAGACCGTGATCGCCAACTACGCCGACGGGCTGGCGCACTGGCGGGCCCGCGAATTCGCGCGCGCCGCAGAGTGTTTCGGCCGTTCGGCCGATATCGACCGGCCGGCATCGCTGTTTGCCGCGCGGGCCCGGGAATTGGCCCAAAACCTGCCGGGCGACGACTGGGACCCGATCCGGACGTTGCAGGAAAAATGA
- a CDS encoding response regulator translates to MYRIDFNKLRFLICDDNPHMRRILRTLLHSFGAREAYEAEDGATALEMYSHYVPDIVITDWAMPIFDGLELAQMIRQPESKGNPYAPIIMLTGHSEKRRVTVARDAGVTEFLAKPISAKGLYQRILNVVANPRPFIKTKTYFGPDRRRNTNNAYIGPERRVGGEMEVMQQPSLLDKARSNV, encoded by the coding sequence ATGTATCGCATTGACTTCAACAAGCTGCGGTTTCTGATTTGCGACGACAATCCGCATATGCGCCGCATCCTGCGGACGCTGCTGCATTCGTTTGGCGCGCGCGAAGCCTATGAAGCCGAGGACGGCGCCACCGCGCTCGAAATGTACAGCCACTACGTGCCTGACATTGTCATCACCGACTGGGCGATGCCGATCTTCGACGGCCTCGAACTGGCGCAGATGATCCGGCAGCCGGAATCGAAGGGTAACCCTTACGCGCCGATCATCATGCTGACCGGACATTCGGAGAAGCGGCGCGTCACGGTGGCGCGCGACGCCGGCGTCACTGAATTTCTGGCCAAGCCGATCTCGGCCAAGGGACTCTATCAGCGCATCCTCAACGTCGTCGCCAATCCGCGCCCCTTCATCAAGACCAAGACCTATTTCGGCCCCGACCGGCGGCGCAACACCAACAACGCCTATATCGGCCCCGAGCGCCGGGTCGGTGGCGAGATGGAAGTGATGCAGCAGCCGTCGTTGCTCGACAAGGCGCGGTCGAACGTTTAG
- a CDS encoding MarR family winged helix-turn-helix transcriptional regulator, which yields MGQEPRKGSDSSSRAKRGESHELRGKNHDIARQFAWEIAAINVHLQEIRYYWAKALGVSGPQWMILMALADLDKGEGVPVKVVSKMLHVDPSFVTTQSKMLEKKGFMRRKTSEDDARVVQMSLTDKTYKHIAGLASQQEELNNFIFAEFSDRELVDFTAKLAALKNRLEKACLKVAMDI from the coding sequence ATGGGACAGGAACCGCGCAAGGGATCGGACTCGTCGAGCCGCGCCAAACGCGGAGAGTCGCATGAGCTCAGGGGCAAGAATCACGACATCGCCCGGCAGTTCGCCTGGGAGATCGCCGCCATCAACGTGCATCTCCAGGAGATTCGTTATTACTGGGCAAAGGCCCTCGGCGTCAGCGGGCCGCAATGGATGATCCTGATGGCTCTGGCCGATCTGGATAAAGGAGAGGGCGTACCTGTGAAGGTCGTGTCAAAGATGCTCCACGTTGACCCGTCCTTCGTCACCACTCAGTCCAAAATGCTCGAGAAGAAGGGCTTCATGCGCCGAAAGACCTCGGAGGACGACGCCCGAGTCGTGCAGATGTCGCTGACGGACAAGACCTACAAGCACATCGCAGGTTTGGCGTCCCAGCAGGAGGAGCTCAACAACTTCATCTTTGCCGAATTCAGCGACCGCGAACTCGTCGACTTCACCGCCAAGCTCGCGGCACTGAAGAATCGCCTCGAGAAGGCCTGCCTGAAGGTCGCGATGGACATATGA
- a CDS encoding NAD kinase, which yields MATPKRYDRIAFVASPGAEAQTALAQLVKHYGNHDADDADVVVALGGDGLMLQTLHAHMRSGKPIYGMHRGTVGFLMNEFTTHDLHTRLAAARESLINPLLMRATDVHGVVHLHHAINEVALFRQTNQAAHLRILIDEHERMAELIADGILVATPAGSTAYNLSAQGPILPINAALLALTPISAFRPRRWRGALLPNSAFVVIEVLEGEKRPVAAAADHDDVRDVRRVEVLSDKTISMRMLFDPGHSLEERILREQFGY from the coding sequence ATGGCCACCCCCAAGCGATACGACCGGATCGCCTTCGTCGCAAGCCCAGGCGCCGAGGCGCAGACCGCGCTGGCGCAGCTCGTCAAGCACTACGGCAATCATGACGCCGACGACGCCGACGTCGTGGTGGCGCTCGGCGGCGACGGATTGATGCTGCAGACGCTGCACGCCCACATGCGCTCGGGCAAGCCGATCTATGGCATGCATCGCGGCACCGTCGGTTTCCTGATGAACGAATTCACCACGCACGATTTGCATACGCGGCTAGCGGCGGCGCGGGAATCCCTGATCAATCCGCTCTTGATGCGCGCAACCGACGTGCACGGCGTAGTGCATCTGCATCACGCCATCAACGAAGTCGCGCTGTTTCGCCAGACCAACCAGGCCGCGCACCTGCGCATCCTGATCGACGAGCATGAGCGGATGGCGGAATTGATCGCCGACGGCATCCTGGTGGCGACGCCGGCCGGCTCCACCGCCTATAATCTGTCGGCGCAGGGACCGATCCTGCCGATCAACGCCGCGCTTCTGGCGCTGACCCCGATCAGCGCGTTCCGACCCAGACGCTGGCGCGGCGCCCTCCTCCCGAACTCCGCTTTTGTGGTGATCGAGGTGCTCGAGGGTGAGAAGCGTCCGGTCGCGGCCGCCGCCGACCATGACGACGTGCGCGACGTCCGCCGCGTCGAGGTGTTGTCCGACAAGACGATTTCGATGCGGATGCTGTTCGATCCCGGCCACAGCCTCGAGGAACGCATCCTGCGCGAGCAGTTCGGGTATTAA
- a CDS encoding tetratricopeptide repeat protein, with amino-acid sequence MNKLAIRLLTLAMLSLTLAAAPVVTAVYANPDNEPPPPPKKKKKSSEARPAIEQTAFVDGYRAAYAAIYERHDYASAIEQLKALGRDDSAAVANLIGYSYRKLGDYKVSQIWYERALKADPNHVKTWQYYGLWQVEQGNRDQAQYHLNRIAQLTGTTSEEYRSLAAALEKPPGTGLAY; translated from the coding sequence ATGAACAAACTAGCGATCAGGCTTTTGACGCTCGCAATGTTGTCGCTTACGCTCGCGGCAGCCCCTGTCGTCACCGCCGTCTACGCAAATCCCGACAACGAGCCGCCTCCGCCGCCGAAGAAGAAAAAGAAATCCAGCGAAGCCCGCCCGGCCATTGAACAAACCGCATTCGTCGATGGCTATCGCGCTGCTTACGCCGCGATCTACGAGCGCCACGACTATGCGTCGGCGATCGAGCAGTTGAAGGCGCTCGGCCGTGACGACTCGGCTGCCGTCGCCAATTTGATCGGCTATTCCTATCGCAAGCTCGGCGACTACAAGGTCTCGCAGATCTGGTACGAGCGCGCGCTGAAGGCCGATCCGAACCACGTCAAGACCTGGCAGTATTACGGCCTGTGGCAGGTCGAACAGGGCAACCGCGATCAGGCGCAATATCACCTGAACCGGATCGCGCAGCTCACCGGCACGACAAGCGAGGAATATCGCTCGCTCGCCGCCGCGCTCGAAAAGCCGCCGGGGACGGGATTGGCGTACTGA
- a CDS encoding S10 family peptidase produces MASRFTATRPMRLAAAILVLCCAAGVRAEEASPTSQQPAAATPSPSPSGQKGEAGRGPAATPSPAAEQHRLPPDSTTRQTLTLPGRTLNFTATAGSIRLFDDKREPQADIAYTSYQLDGTDRASRPVTFLFNGGPGASSAWLQFGDAGPWRISITGEGAVSSATPDLLPNAETWLDFTDLVFIDPVGTGYSRFVATGEDTRKRFYSIDGDVSAIALVIRRWLEKNDRLLSPKFVTGESYGGIRGPKIVRNLQTQQGVGVRGLILVSPLFDYRDFSGSSLLQYMNTLPSMAAVAREAKGPVTRADLADVERYSQGEFVTDLVKGQADREAATRLADKVAALTGIDQAVSRRLGGRFEVGEFRREFDRRNGRVTGRYDGSVSGFDPYPDSNSAHFGDPSGDSLTAPLTSAAVDLTTRKLNWRPDGSYHLLNPAVYRAWDFGRGPAESISELRQILALDPKMKLLVGHGLFDLATPYFASKVILDQLPAYARSDRVKLVVYPGGHMFYSRDAARQAFRAEVEKVMK; encoded by the coding sequence ATGGCTTCTCGTTTTACGGCAACGCGTCCCATGCGTCTGGCCGCCGCGATTCTGGTTCTGTGTTGCGCGGCGGGCGTACGCGCCGAGGAGGCGAGTCCGACTTCGCAGCAGCCCGCCGCAGCGACGCCATCGCCGTCTCCCTCGGGCCAGAAGGGCGAAGCAGGGCGGGGCCCCGCCGCGACGCCATCGCCGGCAGCCGAACAACATCGCCTGCCGCCGGATTCCACCACCCGGCAAACGCTGACGCTGCCCGGCCGCACGCTCAACTTCACCGCCACCGCCGGCTCGATCCGGCTGTTCGACGACAAGCGCGAGCCGCAGGCCGACATCGCCTACACTTCCTACCAGCTCGACGGCACCGATCGCGCAAGCCGGCCGGTGACGTTTCTGTTCAACGGCGGCCCGGGCGCGTCCTCGGCCTGGCTGCAGTTCGGCGACGCCGGACCCTGGCGCATATCGATCACGGGTGAGGGCGCAGTGTCGTCGGCGACGCCCGATTTGCTGCCCAACGCCGAGACCTGGCTGGACTTTACCGATCTCGTCTTCATCGATCCCGTCGGCACCGGATACAGCCGTTTCGTCGCGACCGGCGAGGACACGCGCAAGCGTTTCTACTCCATCGACGGCGACGTCAGCGCCATCGCACTCGTGATCCGGCGCTGGCTGGAAAAGAATGATCGTCTGCTCTCGCCGAAATTCGTGACCGGCGAAAGCTATGGCGGCATCCGTGGACCAAAAATCGTTCGCAACCTGCAGACCCAGCAGGGCGTGGGCGTACGCGGGCTGATCCTGGTCTCACCCTTATTCGACTATCGCGATTTTTCCGGCTCGAGCCTCTTGCAGTACATGAACACACTGCCAAGCATGGCGGCGGTGGCGCGCGAAGCCAAGGGACCGGTGACGCGCGCCGATCTCGCGGACGTCGAGCGCTACTCGCAAGGCGAGTTTGTGACCGATCTCGTCAAGGGGCAGGCGGACCGCGAGGCCGCGACGCGACTTGCCGACAAGGTGGCCGCGCTGACCGGTATCGATCAAGCGGTGAGCCGCAGGCTCGGAGGGCGTTTCGAGGTCGGCGAGTTCCGCAGGGAATTCGACCGCCGCAACGGCCGTGTGACGGGACGTTATGACGGCTCGGTCTCAGGCTTCGATCCCTATCCGGATTCGAACTCCGCGCATTTCGGCGATCCTTCCGGCGATTCCCTGACTGCGCCGTTGACGAGCGCTGCCGTCGACCTCACCACGCGCAAACTCAACTGGCGCCCCGATGGCTCGTATCACCTGCTTAACCCAGCCGTGTACAGGGCCTGGGATTTCGGTCGCGGTCCGGCCGAGTCGATTTCGGAGCTGCGCCAGATTCTCGCGCTCGACCCGAAAATGAAATTGCTGGTCGGGCACGGGCTGTTCGATCTCGCCACACCTTATTTTGCCTCGAAGGTCATTCTCGACCAGTTGCCGGCCTATGCGCGATCGGACCGGGTCAAGCTCGTCGTCTATCCCGGGGGCCACATGTTCTATTCGCGCGACGCCGCGCGCCAGGCATTCCGCGCGGAAGTTGAGAAGGTGATGAAGTAA
- a CDS encoding outer membrane protein: protein MKKILLGAAALAVMAAPAFAADMPPRPYTKAPAYTAPQVVYNWTGFYVGGHVGGAFAGDNSLQGSDARFLGGVQGGFDYQFAPNWVLGAEAQYSWLPNNNNNGVLFPGGTLVTSNTDQIGSVTGRLGYTWGPALLYAKGGYAWRDGNNLGVSVAGVPTGFTTNGNHQDGYTVGGGLEYMFAPNWSAKAEYQYYNFGDTTFTSGPADITGRTFRNDEHTAKVGVNYRFGWGGPAAPKY, encoded by the coding sequence ATGAAGAAGATACTGCTCGGGGCTGCTGCGCTGGCCGTCATGGCGGCTCCAGCCTTTGCGGCCGACATGCCGCCCCGGCCGTATACCAAGGCGCCTGCCTATACGGCGCCTCAAGTCGTCTACAACTGGACCGGGTTCTATGTCGGCGGCCATGTCGGTGGCGCCTTTGCGGGTGACAACTCCCTGCAGGGCAGCGACGCCCGCTTCCTCGGCGGCGTGCAGGGTGGCTTCGACTATCAGTTCGCGCCGAACTGGGTGTTGGGCGCCGAAGCCCAGTATAGCTGGCTGCCCAACAACAATAATAATGGCGTGCTGTTTCCGGGCGGGACGCTCGTGACCTCCAACACCGATCAGATCGGCTCGGTGACCGGCCGGCTGGGCTACACCTGGGGTCCGGCGCTGCTCTACGCCAAGGGCGGTTACGCTTGGCGCGACGGCAATAATCTCGGCGTATCGGTGGCCGGGGTGCCCACAGGCTTCACCACCAACGGCAACCACCAGGACGGTTACACCGTCGGCGGCGGCCTCGAATACATGTTCGCCCCGAACTGGTCGGCCAAGGCCGAGTACCAGTATTACAATTTCGGCGACACCACCTTCACGTCAGGTCCTGCCGACATTACCGGCCGCACCTTCCGCAACGACGAGCATACGGCCAAGGTGGGCGTGAACTACCGGTTCGGCTGGGGTGGTCCTGCTGCTCCCAAATATTGA
- a CDS encoding porin: MNMIKSLVLGSAAGLIAMSGAQAADLPVKAKAVEYVRICSLYGAGFFYIPGTDTCIKLGGYLRVDTTFNGGIQGGPYWSGDNGQGNRYRNYFNSRARMALTVDTRTATEYGVVRTFGQGDFQFDTIGGANPTTNATFTSNSLNTAGGGYVAVEFAFIQFAGFTFGKSASAYATPWNGYPGNNNSFLMGGPDYVTGVNNIQYTAQFGNGVSATIGLDDPTVFGRTSVLNLSTGSAFATAGSNAYGGTHAPDIVGNIRVDQAWGLFQIAGKAHLVNASYNVLGAGGVPNQLSEISGHPEDKWGGAVTAALQIKNIPTGAGDDIKIDATYAKGSTKSVVSTSSASPSFVMFGDTSRAGAYQSVGFGQTADGVYLPGFTDGIKLVDSWGIRGAYNHNWDPYWSTSLWGSYGQVRYGGNTADISSAKGAWCAAYSAGKTVSLDYGCNPDFNFAQVGLTTRWTPVKNLTFSAEVGAFFLDQKMSGAATLSATAPKPNTVYEFKDQSTVFLNVRAQRNF; encoded by the coding sequence ATGAATATGATCAAGAGCCTTGTTCTCGGCTCAGCGGCGGGTCTGATCGCCATGAGCGGGGCGCAGGCGGCCGATCTTCCCGTCAAGGCCAAAGCGGTCGAGTACGTCAGGATCTGCTCCCTGTATGGCGCGGGATTCTTCTATATCCCGGGCACCGACACCTGCATCAAGCTGGGTGGTTATCTGCGCGTCGACACCACGTTCAATGGCGGTATCCAGGGTGGACCGTACTGGTCCGGTGACAACGGCCAGGGCAATCGCTACCGCAACTACTTCAATTCCCGTGCTCGTATGGCGCTGACGGTTGATACCCGTACCGCCACCGAATACGGCGTCGTTCGTACCTTCGGTCAGGGCGACTTCCAGTTCGACACCATCGGCGGTGCCAACCCGACAACCAACGCGACCTTCACTTCAAACTCGCTTAATACAGCAGGCGGTGGCTATGTCGCGGTCGAGTTCGCGTTCATCCAGTTCGCCGGTTTCACCTTCGGTAAGTCGGCTTCGGCCTACGCCACGCCGTGGAACGGCTATCCGGGCAACAACAACTCGTTCTTGATGGGCGGTCCGGACTACGTCACCGGCGTCAACAACATCCAGTACACCGCTCAGTTCGGCAACGGCGTGTCGGCCACCATCGGCCTCGATGATCCGACCGTGTTCGGTCGCACCTCTGTGCTGAACCTCAGCACGGGCTCGGCCTTCGCCACGGCCGGCTCCAACGCCTACGGCGGCACGCATGCTCCCGACATCGTCGGCAACATCCGCGTCGACCAGGCCTGGGGTCTGTTCCAGATCGCAGGTAAGGCGCACCTCGTGAACGCTTCCTACAATGTCCTCGGCGCCGGCGGCGTTCCGAACCAGCTGTCGGAAATCTCCGGTCACCCCGAAGACAAGTGGGGCGGTGCTGTGACGGCTGCGTTGCAGATCAAGAACATCCCGACCGGTGCGGGCGACGACATCAAGATCGACGCCACCTACGCCAAGGGCTCCACCAAGTCGGTGGTCTCCACGAGCAGTGCCTCGCCGAGCTTCGTGATGTTCGGCGATACCAGCCGTGCGGGCGCCTACCAGAGCGTCGGCTTCGGCCAGACGGCTGACGGTGTCTACCTGCCCGGCTTCACCGACGGCATCAAGCTGGTGGATTCGTGGGGTATCCGTGGTGCGTACAACCACAACTGGGATCCCTATTGGTCGACCAGCCTCTGGGGCAGCTACGGTCAGGTGCGTTACGGCGGCAACACCGCGGATATCAGCTCGGCCAAGGGTGCCTGGTGCGCCGCCTACAGCGCCGGCAAGACCGTGTCTTTGGACTACGGCTGCAACCCGGACTTCAACTTTGCCCAGGTTGGTCTGACCACCCGCTGGACTCCCGTCAAGAACCTGACGTTCTCGGCTGAAGTCGGTGCGTTCTTCCTCGACCAGAAGATGAGCGGTGCTGCCACCCTGTCAGCGACGGCTCCCAAGCCGAACACTGTGTACGAGTTCAAGGACCAGAGCACCGTGTTCCTGAACGTTCGCGCTCAGCGCAACTTCTGA